One Carettochelys insculpta isolate YL-2023 chromosome 1, ASM3395843v1, whole genome shotgun sequence genomic window, tggcagcccaccccctttgagctccaatcacctacacctgctggccaggtctggtattgactcccaagactggggacacctggttcgtatctacttcttcccgagggattgagagagagattctgggtcacaccggatctatgaggcaggggtaagaattacacctgtattacacttctttcctataggaattgagggaaagactctggttccaccaggtctaagaggcagagGTGAAAATGACACCttcaacgtgcctttcttgtgtacacattacttgtattagtttaagctagctagtttgtctaaacttttcttaagttaaattgtgttgtttcccctttaaaaaccgcgggtactaactgtttttggCTACAAACTGCTAAAAACTGttagcctgtcaatcaaaccgCAGAAAGCCCTTGTCTTATCTTTAAAACgagtttacccctttgatctattagaaaCTGCGACTGGCCATTATCTTTTACATAGAATTGTAGAAAATCATTATCATGTctgtcaaaccacagggggtccttaccttaattggcaagctgcgATCAGCAGTTACCTTTTGTAAACATTAGGAACCAcaagaaaatcattatcctgtcactcatgcggtggccatcttggtttcattcataaaattgagtggtcagtttaaaacccccttttaaacgtggcagccgcttctgttgtaaaatcgctgccagcggtttcctattaaccgctactaaagttataaacaaaaattcacaattgtggtactttaatcatttgtcttagttaaattgtttctatctttgtataaataaaaagtaattcttaaagcctctaataattgtaattttcctcttgctgctgtacccgaactaaacgcaaaccaaagaacccagcctgccctggctgcttagcgtagctgctggtgtggcatcaccccctttgccctaccggacctttagctggcacctgggcatcggctcacagataTATAGATAGTGCAGTGACAGTGAAGACGTTTGGGGTTGAGGTGGTATTAGGAGATGGAGAGGGAGCGGGGCACAGTTCTGTGACTCTTATTTCATGTAAAACTCTTTTATCTCCCCTTTTGTTAACCTGTGGTCAACCTTGCCCTAAAGTTCCACTGTGCTTCTGGGATTCCTGTACTCGCAGCTCTGAAGCCAGTGGTGGCTTTGGAACTGGACATGAGCTTTTTGTCCCACGACCAGCAGTCATATTCACTGTGTATGCACGCGTGCTCTCTTGCTTGTCTCTGAAGTTCCTGGAGTAACTCATGGGGAAAAGCTCCTCTCCTGCAAAAACTGGGACAGGATGAGTGCTCTGCCTCCCTTCCCAGTTGAGTTCCTGGTAGTTTTTTGATGTCTTGTCCCAccccttctttctttcctttctccttgTGCAGGAAATTTAGCAAGTGTGTCAGAAAATCaattaacatttttctttatCTGTCAGGTTTGGATGCAGGGAAAGTAAAGCAAGTTGGAACCATCTGTGGGCAAGAGAGTACGCGGCGCATAGGGGATTATAAGGTCAAATATGGCTACACTGATATTGAACTGCTCAGGTTAGACGTTTGACTTTGTGGTCttgctctgtccccagctctgcttcctcctgaAGGCAGGTTCCCTCTTCCACCTGCCAGTCTCATTCTGTTAAATAcgaaataatttttctcccaacAGTGCTGCTAAATCGAAGCCCATCATAGCAGAACCTGAAATCCATGGAGGGCAGCAATTGGATGGGGTGACTGGCTTCCTGGTACTAATGTCTGAAGGGCTCTACAAAGCTCTGGAGGCAGCTCATGGGCCTGGACAGGCCAATCAGGTGAGAGCTTGAAGGCCAGAGACATTCTCAGAGATGTTCAATCATCTCATCAGTGCCACCTGCACTTGTACAAGCTGCTTTGCATGGATGTTTTGTTAGTGCCAGCGTGGTGGGATACATCATGCCGGTCTGCTGGGGCGGGAGTGAGCCGttctgcctggctgctttctctctcttgaaATGCAGCGGGACAGTGGGATGGTTCCAGTGCACAAAGGTCAAATCAGAGTGGGAGTCTGATGTCTCTCCAAATGCCTGACTGGGCAGTTACTGTAAGACTAGTTTATAGTGAATGGTGGGGTTAGGGTTCCCTCAGAACATTCTCCTAACATCCTTTTGTCTCTCCATGCTCAGGAGATCGCAGCCATGATTGCCACAGAGTTTGCTAAGCAAACATCGCTGGATGCAGTGGCGCAGGCTGTGGTGGACCGAGTTAAGCGGATCCACTGTGACACCTTTGCCAGTGGTGGGGAACGATCCAAGTTCTGTCCCCGGCATGAGGACATGACGCTGCTGGTGAGGAACTTTGGGTATCCGCTGGGCGAGATGAGCCAGCCCATGCTGACCCCGACGCAAGGTATGGGAGGGGGAGAACAGGAAAACGAGGGTGGGTGGAGTGGAAATTAGTACCCCTCTGTCTTGCCAACACTGACCTGATGCAGAGGGAAGAAGCCTTCTGTGCAGATTTTGGTCTCTTCAACTTTACGGGGATTGTCAGTTCAGTACCAGGATTCCAAGCTGTCCGTGCATAGTGTGATACCGAGGTTGATGGGCACTGAAGAGAGCAGCAGGGGGTGCCCTTCTAGCAGCTGTAGGAAACTACAGACTCTGGTGTTTCCATGAGCTCTCCTATTTTTCGTGACAGCTGTTAtgttcttttttctccttttctcagGAGGCCGCATCTATCCTGTGTCTGTGCCATACTCCAGTGCCCAGAGCACAAGCAAGACCAGTGTAACGCTGTCCCTTGTCATGCCGTCCCAAGGCCAGATGGTCAATGGTGCCCATAGCAGCTCCACCCTGGATGAAGCCACGCCCACGCTCACTAAGTAAATGTTATGTTTCAGTACGAATTGTCCTCCCCTGCTTCTCGCTCAGTGTGATTTGGGTGGTGTAATAGGATCCTGGGTGAACTCACTAATCTAGTGGTTAGTGCCCAGATGGCAGTAGGGGAGTCTGGACTTGGGAAGGGCAATGCAGTAGAGCCCTCCATGGGACCATTTTTTAATACCACCCTCATCCCACCCTGCCATAACCGTTCCTGCATTGTTTCTTGCATATTTGTCCCAGTCCCACTTGTAAGAACCTGCAAGTCTCATGAGACAGACTCCCCCAtgctaataaaaaacaaaattaaaaaagtgcataggtgtttaaaaaaaacaaaaaacccaaattcACACATAATTTACTACTAAAATATGAAGCTTGTCTTACTTAAACCATGTAAAATACTTTAATTCCTACTATAAAAGCAAATCctttctatccctttcttaaattTAAGTATTAAAATacgtatttaaaagaaaaatattgctttACATTGGTGAAATTTTGTCAGACTGATGAGACACTTAGTGCTTTCCTGCAGTTAGTGGAGACAGGTGTTTTGCATGCCAAAGCCCACTTGCAGCAAAGTGCAATTTACCTGCTCCTGCTACTACGGCAGCAGGGCCCATCAGATTGCAGTCTCACATCAAGTCTCCACTGTTGGCACCAGCTGGCTGGTTGGGCCAGGGAGGCACTGAGGTTGTGCGGGTTGCCTGACTGGTGAGCAGAGCAGTGACTGGGGCGGTGCAGTTTGTCTGGCCGTCCAATGGATTGTatacaagagaaaagaaaataaaggttGAATTTATGTCCTGTTTTTGGGAGGGGCATGTCTGTAGTTTGCAGGGTCACGGACGACTCTGATTTCAGCACCACCTTTGCCACAGAGAGGGCGTACGCCACCTGCTATGCCAGTAACTTTTTGGTTCCCACCTTCTCATTGTTCTAGGAAAAGGGGAGCTGCCGTGTCCATGTTGCAGTTCACTTCTAGCTGCCTGACTGCTGTAGTGGATAAAATAAGTGTGTGAGAAGAGAGGTCTGatttttccctctcatttttctctTACTCGGTCATTCGTCCCTCAGGTGCTCTGTGCATCAGACATGTCAGGATGAGGCAGCTCTCTTAGTGTCTCTGAATATCAATGTGGATTTGAACATGTCTCTGTAATGTTCCTGGACGAGTGAAAGActgcagctgtgtgtgtctgttggctgtggggagggatggTGTGATGTAGTTAAGTGGCATTGGCATTTGATATGCACTAGGTGGGGACTGAATAAGTGAACATGTCTGTATTTCGTCCCTGCCCTTTTCTGCAGTCAGAGCCCAACAGTGACTCTCCAGTCCACCAACACCCATACCCAGAGCAGCAGCTCGAGTTCAGATGGAGGCCTCTTCCGCTCTCGCCCCTCCCACTCACTCCAGCCAGATGAGGATGGGCGTGTTGAGCCCTATGTGGACTTTACAGAGTTCTACCGGCTTTGGAACATGGACCATGGTGAGCAGGGACTACTGACAGTGTCCTGACATAGGCAGAAGAGGCGCACCTTGCCACCACCAGGAACAAATGAAGACTGAGGTGAGAATGAAATAATTCCAGACGGTGGTCACATTGTATCGTAAGTTGTAGCTTGTGACCGCTGGGATTGTGTGCTGGTGCAACTGTCTCAACAACATGTGTGTAACCTTTGCATTATCCCTGCTTCTCTGGGAAACCCCATGAATATGGGAGGGGGTCATGAATTTATCCCTCCTTACCAGTATGATGGGCAAAGACAGCAGTCAGGGCATGAGCAGGTGGCTATAGAGTGGCTGTACATGATGTGTATATATATGCAGTCATTATATATTGAAATGCCAAAACACTATGCTGTGATACCCTTTTCTAACTCCAGAGAGGCTACCTCTCTTTTTCAGAATAAATAACTTGTAGCTACTGTCACTAGCGTGGCTTACTGTATTTTCTTTAGAGTACATTTCAGTTCTGGTGACATGAAGGTGTTGGTGTGACAGCTGTGGAGACTGAAACCTTCAGAACAAGTGAGACACAGTCAGTAGCATATAAGTTGCACCCTGCGTATGTGCGTTGGACCTCTGGGAAGGTCCCTTCCTAAGCAAGACCACAGGGATGTTACTCTTCATGGCTCCTGAAGTTCTTGGTCGTCTTGCTGTGACTGAGGTGAGGGCTTGAATAGTTTTATATATAATGCAGAGACTTGCCTGCTAGGAAACAAGCTCTCTAGTTCACTTCCAGTGGCCTGAGCTTGTCTGGAACTGGTAGCCCAAAAGGGAAGGCCTCATTATCTTACTCCTAATTCCCTGCTCCATCCAGTCACCCAGATTGGGACTTCAAGTTTAAATGTAATTCCAGATCTTCAGAGATAAGGTCCAGTGGGTCAAGTGCTCTCGtaaacctccccaccccacacacacttctgtcgGCTTCTGGCAGACTTCAGGAATCAGAGAGCCCATCACTACAGAGAAATGGCAGATTGCAGAACTATAAATTGGAAAATGAAATCTTGATGCTGGTGTCCTAACGAAGGGAGACATAAACTTGTCAGCTTCCTAGGAGACCCATTGTTTATGTGAGAGATGGTTGTGTCTAGTGGCTACACTatgggtcagcaaccctcagcacgTGTGCCAAGAGTGACAGGCAAGacagttttcatcagcacacgagaTGGGAACTCAACCCCGCACCTCCTCCCACAAGCAacagggagcttgctcaaatccatgccacctgtgcattaacaaaagagcagctgatGCTACTGACCACcatctaaacggtaaagctctgcatctgcgTTTtcttattaatggagctgttgtaagtaggactattagtgactgtgAAAAGAATCACCGGcccttggaccatacatagaggtcaaaaggtcaaattttggcactccaccttggaaaggttgctgacccctgggatgGATACTAGACTAGCCCTCGGGAGGCCTGAGTTCTGGTCCCAGGTTGGCTGtatcacttcacctctctgtttctcagttttcccatctacACCTACCTGCTTTGTAAAGTGCTGGTGCAAAACTCTATATAAGAGGTGGTCTacacatttattattatttttctatAGCACCCAGTGTACCGGGTATTGTACAGACTTTCATAGCAGCTGTGCACTGATAATTTGACAAATGCATGGTTAGACAGAATAGACTGCAGCTGATAAACAGCGGGGTGGGGAGGTTGTCATATCGTAGTGTGTCTGCTTTGAAGATAAGCATGGGGGTGTTTGTGTGGTAGGAggctgggaagggagagagagcagaAGCAATACGCAGTTAGTGGGAGAAAGGAGGAGAATGGGCTGGAGGGATGGCTGACAGTTACTGGAAGCAAAGAAAAGTTCCTGTCAAGTTAGCTCTGTGGACAGTAGGTGGCACTGTCCCTTGTTGCTGGAGCCTGCCACTGGTGCCTCAAACCCTGCCAGAGGATCTGGTGCTTTTATAGGCTCTCCAGGGAGGAGGCGAGGGATGGCGAGGTTTGGTAGCTCAGAGCAGCACTCTCTGGTGGGACAGGGGAAAGTATGATACACTGCTGGAAACAGCAACAGAAAGGGACAAATCAGAGGGGAAACAAGACTAGAGAACTTGGATATTGGAAGCAGCTCCATGCCTAACAGGGATGTGAAATCCGGTTAATTGGTTAAATGGTAGGCAAACctaccatttaactggttaaccactTAAAgcgggggtggcaggggaagccacccccacctcctcatgCTGGGGActgaggctgctccagccatttGGAacttccctgcctgcagcactgccatATGTGGGTGGTACTCCAGCATGGCCAGAACAACCCTGTCCCTGGCACACTACAGGAGGTGGGGTACTCTACCATGGCCAGaacagcccctgtctgcagcagtgggcatctacagcctggctgggctggagcagcccacctcctGGCCACTGCACACAGGCTTCTCTGGCCAcgctggagcacccccacctgTGGCAGCTCTGTGGGCCTGGAGCAACTCGGACAGGGGGATGCCCCAGCCCTTACCAGTTAATCATTAACATCCTTACCCATCAGTCTGCACTGCCAGCCAGTAGGGCCAGCTGCATGTTTAGTTCAAATGCAGACAGGTTGGGGTGACTGAAAAGTCAGGAGCCAAGAGTGGATTGGCAGTGTACACTGTGTGGGACTGTTGTGTGTTGCCAAACTTCTGTGTGAGGAGGCGTGAGGCAGCTGTGGGCATCCAGGACTGGAATAACATGGGGGTGGCAGCATGGTTGTGAGTGCTACAAGACAAGAGCCAAGTTTGCCAGAAATATGTGGGCTGGACCAGAGTAGCACACAGAGCTACGTTTTTACTGAACAGTACAAAAGAAATGCCCTGAACACAAATGTGGGTGGCTCCCTGTGTGTGCCAAATATAGATGCTGTTGGCTTTGCATTCGTAGCTTTGACTCATGCTAGCTGTGTGGGACTTGGCTGCTAATTTTTCTTTCCACACTTTCATAGAAAAGTTCAATTTTCGGCCTTTCTTGGGCTTCTGGGAAGGTGATGGTGCTGGATATATCTGGGTGTGCTGGCGCTGGTGCCCCTTATCTGATCCATTCAAACCTGACTAAAAAATTACACATGTTGGATTGAGGGAAAGGATCCCTTTTAAGACAGGAGAGCAGTCTGAGCTCTCTGATGTTCAGTTTGTTGTTGGCTACATGAGCCCTGAGTGATGGAAGTCCTCTCCTTATTTGAAGAACAGCAAGCTTTCTGCAGAGTgcactcccctccttccccccatgaGGAACACACAGCCCATTCAGTCCTTGGTGTCTGAAAGTGCTCATAGGTGTCCAGGATGTCTGTTATCCTAGGATGAGAACTGAGGGTATGCCTTCACTTAGGGGACAATCGACCCTCTgtcagtcaatcttccagggtttgatttagtgcacctcaTAGGGACGCATTAAATCGAACTGTTGTGGCACCactgtcaaccccagtactcctagCAGTCGTGAGAAataagagaagtcaatgggaaagtttctcctgttgacttcctgccgtgtggatggcagcaaaaattgattttagatatgtcAACTCCACTTATGCAATTCTCATAATCGGATTAGTGTATTTATAATTGATTTTAcctcccagtgtagacctggcttgaaATCCTCACTTCATTCTCCAGAGGCTAAAGAACAGCCATCCAGTCAGAGTAATCCATCCTACCAGTGTGGACTGATTGAGTCAGTGCAAGGTTCCTATCCCATCTTCAATTCCCTGCCCTGTATATTAATATTTGTATAAATAGGCCTTCTtaaccttccctctctcccccccaccccccaccgtaATTCTCCCCAGGCCTGGAATCTATGTTGTTCACTGATCTAGCCTGAAATTACTTCCAATGGGAAATACTCCAGCATGTGACTGTTTCAGAGAAAAGTTTTAAGAATTGCCAACATAATTAACAGGACATAGAAAACAAACTCATCCTTTGACATAATAatggttttaaaaaatacaagGAATCAGGTGGCCATTTGTTTGTGGATTGCACTAAGGGGTGAATGGAGAACCCCTCTCTTCAGACTGAGAGCATGGAGAAAAGCTATCCTCTGAATATTACTAAATTGTGACTTAGAATTCAAAGAATAAGACTCCAAACTTttcagcagttcccagcctttttgagatggtgacccattttgacaaatcAGTaggactttgtgacccaaggcaattcaaaactgggggaggggtggaagggttggttcttccctgggaaaattttttttttataaatctcagTTTCCTCAGcttcaggcttaaacccctcacagccccaaaatacCCCCCACCTACCCCACAAGAGTGCCGCTGCCTCCTTTgtgcggctcccccagcccttctactcccttcccccacctgcagcgcaggCAGTTCCCCGCCCTAccgcactgaaatgggactcagtttaattggtttaaggtcaggatccctcctgccagctgttaaaccaattaaattgagtcccatttcagcacagcagggcagggattggGAGCCGGAGGAATGAGCAGTGGCagcggcaggagctgcaaatggctccttaaagagacacatgcagcgtgaagctgcccagccagccacccttAGAAAATGTAATGgagacccataggttgggaatccctgctccaaAGGAAGGGGGGGATGTGTGTATATGTGAATAGTACCACGTCAGCTACAATTAAGATCAGTGGTTAATGTCGTCATTAGTGAGTAACAAGAATATAAGGTCAGCAAGTGATCAAATTCCAAGTATCTTCTCTCCCTCCTGCTGTTCCTCCATACACCTCtctcaaaccaaaccaaaacaacaaaacagGTAAGTAGCAGACATAGGAGAACAGAACTAAACTAGTTCCACTGAATAAACCGGTGAAGCCACAAAGACCTGCATGCAAAGTGATAAAACTCAATGTCACCAAAAGCATGAAGTCTCACACAAGAGCAGAGCAAACCAACTGTGCAGCTACCCAGCAGGAATCTGCTAGTTTAGCTCAAGCAAATTAAACGTTGACTATATTGCACAATTTTGGGGTGAAGAAAGCAGATATCCTTCTCTGTGAGCTGTAAATGAGGTCTGTAATGATGAATATCTCTGGAACTGGGCATTGAATAAGAGATGTAGACCTGAGCTCCAGCATGCATTCACAAGGGCAGGTGAAGGGGTATAAGGATCTGAGAAAGAGAGAGCCCCAAACATAGAAGTCAGGAAAACTGCATTCGCTGAACCCCGTTAGAATGACATTATCTAGGATGACATTATAAATCAAGAAATGAGATAGTTCTCTCTCCCCTGTGCAGTTATCTTacctcctccctgcagcaggaTTTGCCTTAGATTGCATGTTTTCTCTCTTGATCCTTGTACCCCTTTTCCTGCCCATAGTCCACATATAAATTGTTTGAGATAAACTTCTCCCCCATCCTCTGACATCCCTCCTCCTATACACACTGTAAGACAACCTAAAGCAGTGCCCAGAGAGGTTCAGAGAGTGTTTTGAAGGCAACTTGGAAGATTTCAGGTGCACTTCTTGCTCTTAGCTTCAAACTCTGTAGCAGCATGCTTCTGCCATAGCAAGGTTACTTCAGTATGGCACCTAGCTGCAGGCCAGCCTGGATCCAAATGTCAAACAGAGATATGAAAGGGCTTTTTAACCCCTCAGCCATCTTCTGAACGTCTGTCACCTCTGTTCCTGCAAACTAAAGACTGCTGAAGCTTGCCTAGACTTAAATAGCAAGAGGGCAAAGATGTCttctgtgtgtgcttgtggctatCCACCATGGCCATGTGATTTGAAGGAAACAGGGGCAGGCTTAGCCTCTGTTCTAACAGGAGACCAAGGAAATGCCTTGAGTAGACCATGAAGCAGTCTCAGTGCCAAGTTTATTCATGTCTGTTCTGAACTAACACTCCAAATACAACAGAACAAAGACTTCTCATATTGTCTTCTAGCCTGTCACACCCTTGTGAAAAAGCACCAGCCAGAGGCTTATATATCAGACAGTGACGTGTGTGAGCTAGCCTGGAATCCTAAACGAACATGCTGAAAAGATATGCCCTGTTTTGAGAACTCACACCCAGCAACACAAACCAATATGAAAGCAAACATAGAAACAATACCTTCACTTTGGTAAATATGGCTTGTCTCATACCGTACCTCCAGAATCCTGTCTTCAGCTGATCTCCTATTCTGGGAGCCCAAGGTTTTCGCTTACTTCCAGTCTAAACATATGGGAGATATATTCTGACCCCTCAAGCTAACAGGGCTGAAGATACACCTCCTGCTGAGACCCCTCAGAGCCTCCATTGGTTTGCAGACTTATTCTTCCCTGAGAAAAATAAGTTTGCAAACTGTTCTTTATAAGGGAGAGAATTGCCCACATCTGCCTTCAGACTATTCCTTGCCACCAGTTTTTCCTCTTCCTCAGTGTGCTAAACCTCAGAACCAGAGCTTATGCCAGAGGGCAAACTACAAGTAAAATAAAGGAGTAGCTAAAAAGCAAAGAAGCAGCCAGTATATGCTGCAAGTCTTTCGATTTAGACTAATGAACATGTGAATGAAGAAGGCACTACATCTTTTACAATTCTAGCTTAGACATCACAGAGATACAGGGCATATTTCTGTGTAGTGAACAGCGGTGAAAGATGATGGGTGTGGGCAAAAAGACTATTCTAACGGTCTCCCC contains:
- the TAB1 gene encoding TGF-beta-activated kinase 1 and MAP3K7-binding protein 1, translating into MAAQRRSLLQSEQQPSWTDDLPLCQLSGVGSAPNRSYSADGKGTEGHPCEDNWLKFRSENNCYLYGVFNGYDGNRVTNFVGQRLSAELLLGQLNADHSDADVRRVLLQAFDVVERSFLESIDDALAEKASLQSQLPEGVPHHQLPPQFQKILERLKALEREISGGAMAIVAVILNNKLYIANVGTNRALLCKSTVDGLQVTQLNVDHTTENEDELFRFSQLGLDAGKVKQVGTICGQESTRRIGDYKVKYGYTDIELLSAAKSKPIIAEPEIHGGQQLDGVTGFLVLMSEGLYKALEAAHGPGQANQEIAAMIATEFAKQTSLDAVAQAVVDRVKRIHCDTFASGGERSKFCPRHEDMTLLVRNFGYPLGEMSQPMLTPTQGGRIYPVSVPYSSAQSTSKTSVTLSLVMPSQGQMVNGAHSSSTLDEATPTLTNQSPTVTLQSTNTHTQSSSSSSDGGLFRSRPSHSLQPDEDGRVEPYVDFTEFYRLWNMDHGEQGLLTVS